One genomic region from Capra hircus breed San Clemente chromosome 6, ASM170441v1, whole genome shotgun sequence encodes:
- the EXOSC9 gene encoding exosome complex component RRP45 isoform X2 produces the protein MKETPLSNCERRFLLRAIEEKKRLDGRQTYDYRNIKISFGTDYGCCIVELGKTRVLGQVSCELVSPKLNRATEGILFFNLELSQMAAPAFEPGRQSDLLVKLNRLLERCLRNSKCIDTESLCVVAGEKVWQIRVDLHLLNHDGNIIDAASIAAIVALCHFRRPDVSVQGDEVTLYTLEERDPVPLSIHHMPICVSFAFFQQGTYLLVDPSEREERVMDGLLVIAMNKHREICTIQSSGGIMLLKDQVLRCSKIAGVKVVEITELIQKALENDQKVRKEGGKFGFAESMANQRITAFKMEKAPIDTSDVEEKAEEIISEAEPPSEVVSKPVLWTPGTAQIGEGIENSWGHLEDSEKEDEDEGGNDEAIILDGMKMDTGVEVSHIGSQEHRPSVQHK, from the exons ATGAAGGAAACGCCACTGTCAAACTGCGAGCGCCGCTTTCTACTCCGCGCCATTGAAGAGAAGAAG CGGCTGGATGGCAGACAAACCTATGATTATAGGAACATCAAGATTTCATTTGGAACAGATTATGGGTGCTGCATTGTGGAGCTTGGGAAAACAAG AGTTCTTGGACAGGTTTCCTGTGAACTTGTTTCTCCAAAACTCAATAGGGCAACAGaaggtattcttttttttaaccttgaacTCTCGCAGATGGCTGCCCCAGCTTTTGAACCTGGCAg GCAGTCAGATCTCTTGGTGAAGTTGAATCGCCTCTTGGAAAGATGTCTAAGAAATTCGAAGTGTATAGAcactgaatctctgtgtgttgtTGCTGGTGAAAAG GTTTGGCAAATACGCGTGGACCTACATTTATTAAATCATGATGGAAATATTATCGATGCTGCCAGTATTGCTGCAATTGTAGCCTTATGTCACTTCCGAAGGCCTGATGTCTCTGTCCAAGGAGATGAAGTAACATTG TATACACTTGAAGAACGTGATCCTGTACCATTGAGCATCCATCACATGCCCATTTGTGTCAGTTTTGCTTTCTTCCAGCAAGG AACATATTTATTGGTGGATCCCAGTGAACGAGAAGAACGTGTAATGGATGGCTTGCTGGTGATTGCCATGAATAAGCACCGAGAGATTTGTACCATCCAGTCCAGTGGTGGGATAATGCTGCTGAAAGATCAA GTTTTGAGATGTAGTAAAATAGCTGGTGTGAAAGTAGTGGAAATTACAGAGCTAATACAGAAAGCTTTGGAGAACGACCAGAAAGTTag gaAAGAAGGTGGAAAGTTTGGCTTTGCAGAATCTATGGCAAATCAAAGGATTACagcatttaaaatggaaaaggccCCTATTGATACCTCCGATGTagaagagaaagcagaagaaatCATTTCTGAAGCTGAACCTCCTTCAGAAGT TGTTTCTAAACCTGTGCTGTGGACTCCTGGGACCGCCCAAATTGGAGAGGGAATAGAAAACTCCTGGGGTCATCTTGAAGACTCTGAGAAGGAAGACGAGGATGAAGGTGGCAATGATGAAGCTATCATTCTTGATGGTATGAAAATGGACACAGGAGTAGAAGTCTCTCATATTGGAAGCCAAG